In Vanacampus margaritifer isolate UIUO_Vmar chromosome 18, RoL_Vmar_1.0, whole genome shotgun sequence, a genomic segment contains:
- the pdpk1b gene encoding 3-phosphoinositide-dependent protein kinase 1, with translation MARATSQLYDVVPIQPSVVICSRSHPSMVRNHPDLSSSHCPGMEGSPSEARAVGASASGQGSNLRVQKVAQAPQPRKKKPEDFKFGKILGEGSFSTVVLAREQVTGKEYAIKILEKRHIMKQNKAQYVKRERDLMSNLDHPFFVKLFFTFQDDDKLYFGLSYAKNGELLKYIRKIGSFDETCTRFYSAEIVSALEYLHNVGIIHRDLKPENILLSEEMHIQITDFGTAKQLSSDSKQARANSFVGTAQYVSPELLTEKSACKSSDLWALGCIIYQLVAGLPPFRAGNEYLIFQKIIKLEYEFPEKFFPRAKDLVKQLLSLDPSNRIGCEEMGGYDPLKQHPFFDTISWSDLHMQTPPKLTPYLPAMSEDDEDCYGNYDDLLSQFSNMQVAQSSSSHSLSPHESTPPQRSSSNIEQYIHDLDNNSFELDLQFTDEEKRLLLDKQTSGNPWHQFVENNLILKMGPVDKRKGLFARRRQLLLTEGPHLYYVDPVNKVLKGEIPWSLELRPEAKNFKTFFVHTPNRTYYLMDPSGNADRWCKKIQEVWRKIYQRHQNPGL, from the exons TATGATGTCGTGCCTATTCAGCCCAGCGTTGTCATTTGTTCCCGCTCGCATCCATCAATGGTAAGGAACCACCCTGACTTAAGCAGCAGCCACTGTCCCGGCATGGAGGGCTCGCCCTCGGAGGCCCGTGCTGTCGGAGCGTCTGCCAGCGGCCAGGGCTCGAACCTCCGCGTGCAGAAGGTGGCTCAGGCCCCTCAGCCTCGCAAGAAGAAACCAGAGGACTTCAAGTTTGGCAAGATACTCGGAGAGGGCTCCTTCTCGAcg GTTGTCCTGGCAAGAGAGCAGGTAACTGGCAAAGAATATGCAA TTAAGATATTGGAGAAGCGGCACATCATGAAGCAGAACAAAGCCCAGTATGTGAAAAGAGAAAGGGACTTGATGTCAAATCTCGACCACCCGTTCTTCGTCAAACTCTTCTTCACATTTCAAGACGATGACAAGTTGT ATTTCGGTCTCAGCTACGCAAAGAACGGCGAACTCCTAAAATACATTCGTAAAATTGGTTCATTCGACGAGACCTGCACTAGATTCTACTCAGCGGAAATTGTTAGTGCTCTAGAATACTTGCACAATGTTGGCATTATTCATAG AGATCTGAAACCAGAGAATATCCTTTTGAGTGAGGAAATGCACATCCAGATAACAGATTTTGGGACGGCGAAACAATTGTCATCGGACAGCAAGCAAG CAAGAGCGAACTCCTTTGTCGGAACAGCACAGTATGTTTCTCCGGAGCTGCTAACAGAGAAATCAGCCTGCAAAAG CTCTGACCTCTGGGCATTGGGATGTATTATCTATCAATTGGTGGCTGGTTTACCACCATTCAGAGCTGG AAATGAGTACTTGATATTCCAGAAGATAATAAAGCTGGAGTATGAATTCCCTGAGAAATTCTTCCCCAGAGCCAAGGATCTCGTCAAACAGCTTTTG TCACTGGACCCGTCAAATCGCATCGGCTGCGAAGAGATGGGCGGCTACGACCCTTTGAAACAACACCCCTTCTTCGACACCATCTCCTGGAGTGACCTGCACATGCAGACGCCCCCCAAACTCACCCCTTACCTGCCCGCCATGTCTGAGGACGACGAGGACTGCTACGGAAAT TACGACGACCTCCTGAGCCAGTTCAGCAACATGCAGGTGGCCCAGTCCAGCTCGTCACACTCCCTGTCGCCGCACGAGTCGACGCCCCCGCAGCGGTCCAGCAGCAACATCGAGCAATACATCCACGACCTGGACAACAACTCCTTTGAGCTCGACCTGCAGTTCACCGACGAGGAGAAGCGCTTGTTGCTGGACAAACAAACCTCTGGAAATCCGTG GCACCAGTTTGTCGAAAACaacctgattttaaaaatgggtCCAGTGGACAAACGAAAG GGTCTGTTTGCCCGACGGAGACAGCTGCTCCTCACTGAAGGACCACACCTGTACTATGTGGATCCTGTCAACAAGGTCCTGAAAGGAGAAATCCCTTGGTCACTAGAATTACGCCCCGAGGCCAAGAACTTCAAAACCTTCTTTGTTCACACG CCTAACCGAACATACTATTTGATGGACCCTAGCGGAAATGCCGACAGATGGTGCAAGAAGATCCAGGAAGTGTGGAGAAAGATCTATCAAAGACACCAAAATCCCGGCCTATAG